GTATTGTATTCACATCTTCTTTGTCTTGTATGTCCACTCCTGCTTTTTTGAAGGAAATGGAGTTTGAGATGGCTCATTGGTATTATTTTGCTATCCTATTCCACTGAGGGATGTGGGGGTTCAccttttttttaatatatacttcacATGCTTATTTATACAGAGTTTGTTCTCATTTAGCCCTTTTGCAGTGGTTATCGCACAGTTGTTTGCGTTTTAGTATGAAGTTGTGTTTCTTAGTTGATTTAAGTAATGGTTCACTGCAAATCGAAGCTAGAGATTACTGCAATATTTGTAAATTTGCTATTACTGAACCTGGTATTGTTGATTTTGGGAGATAATGAGACACCAGGATGGACACAATTAAAGCTGCCAGGTCAATCTCCCTCTGCACGATGTGGCCATTCAGTGACTTCTGGTGGACCTTATGTATGCAATCTGAAACCTTGATGTTTTTTTCTCCAACTGCCTAAGTATTAACAGCTGATATCTCTGTTGTGTCTATCACATATTTGGAAGGTTGATTTCACTTGATTATTCTGTTAGAATCAATATTAATCTTGGGTACCTATTAATCATCGGGTTGTTTGCTATCATGTCAAGCTTCTATTCAGCAAAGCTTAATGTCCTATGAACGTGCATATAATGGCCCTCGGGCGTACTTTTGTTGGATAGACAATTAAATAAACTTTGTTTTGTCTTCTGTGGAAAATTATTTGTTAATATTTAGTATCCACTTAGATATGAGTTTGTGTGATGCATTAGCTTTGATTTAAACTTCGCTCTGGTCTGGTGAAACAAGGCTTAGCTACCAAACCTTTGCTCCCTTGTTTTTAGTTACATAATAGGAAGTTTATTTAGTGATCTAGAAATAATAATAAAAGCATTCTTTTCTTGGAACCTGAAACAAAAAGTCTATTACAATTTACAGCTAGAATTAATGTATCAGAAAAGAATTTCCTCTTTGGGGCTTATCTTAGGTTTTCTCGTCCAGTTTCGGTTATCCCATAacattactaacaacatatagatcTTGGATCTTTCTGTCAGCTCTTGCTATTTGGTGGACATGGAACTGGCGGTTGGCTAAGTAGATATGATGTGTACTACAACGAATGTGTTATTTTAGACAGGGGTAAGCTCAAATGATATTTTTTCCTGCACATCCACTTTGGGGGCATTGAGCATGAGTTTGCATTTTGTTATCAACTGAACACACCAAATCGTGTTATCGTATTATTGACATAGATGGTTCTCTGAAACAAAATACCGCGTCCTGGTAATTAAATTTAAAATGTGATTCCATAATTAACCAGCTTAGCCCAAACCCAAAATTATCTAGCTTGTTTAGTACTATGAATTTGCTGAAACACTACAGACAGCTAGGATAAATGCCATGCGTCCACTCATTCTGCACAGGTGCATCATATGTCTATGCTGTCCTGGGTGGCACATGCAGCATGTGTCCACTCCAGATCTGCGTGTGTTTGTGCATACAGGTGTAGGTAATGATATATGTAAAATCTATAACATCCAAAATGTCATCTCAGACGGATTGGCCTGTTTCTTACGACTAGAACTTTGTACGTGTTAACAAACATCTTGACCATTTTGTTTACTGTTCTTGCTTTGATTTGTCTTCCTTTAATTACTGTTCTTTTGTTAGAGCAACCAGCATCGCGTATGAATTTTCGGCATTGTATCTATTTTTGCTAACTAATACTTTGGTATCCCAGTCTCTGTTCAATGGAAGCGCTTACCAACAAGTAATGAGCCACCCCCTCCTCGGGCATATCATTCTATGACTTGCATAGGGCCTCGGTTTCTTTTATTTGGTGGCTTTGATGGAAAGAATACCTTTGGCGATTTGTGGTGGCTTGTTCCTGAAGGTATATTAGTATCACATCTGAAAAAAAAGAATATATATTGATATCTTGGAGATTTGAAGTTTTAATTTGTATCGTGCAAACAGCAAACCGTAAAAGCTTTTAGAAGCAATATTATATGTTATCATATGTTGGCCTGTGGTTTGACCTATAATCTAGTTATTACACTCAACAGATGCCATATTTTCTACTCCATCAGTATCATATAGGTAGGTGTTGTTTTAGCTGTATGCACAGATAACTAAGAATAAATCAATTTATTGTCTTTAAGCAGATTACTGAAGTTTATCAGTTAGCATATTGGTAGAGTACTTCAAGAAGTGACATATGTTTCCCCTACTAACGGTGTACATATCCATCTCTGTAGCATCGTATAAATAAGTAATCAATAGGGGCATTTGGTGGATAATGTTACCTACAAAGAACTATAATGCTTATACTTGCTAAGATAATGCCTCGACTATATGTACCAGTTACCGATTAAGACAGTAATATGTTTAAATTAAGCTGGCTATTGCACAATGTGTTAAATCTACAGGACCAGTGAATTGTACTAACCCTTAGGGATGGAAGATGAACATAACTTGGGTTGCTAGTACTTGTATAAGCAGCCAATGTGCTGCACACTTCACACAGGCAAACCAAATTGTTTTAGTTAATCGAAGAGATTTCTCCCCCGGCACCTGCATCCAGTGATACACACGATGAACCAATAAAGATATTGGTCCTTGAAACTTCAAGAAATAGACTTGGAATAAGATGCTTGCAGGGTTTTGTGGACCACTCATGCTTAGATACTTGAGTTCTTACATGTGTCAGTACTAAATTATAAGAATACGGTGAAATATGTAGAGCTGTTAGTGTTGACTCATATTCTGCCAGTCAATACCCAATTAACCCTTAGCGTCCACACATTCTCCAGTAATGACTGGTGAATGGTGAGAAGAATTTTGTCGATTTACAAAACTGCCAAGGAAAAGGAATTCATCTGACTCAGTTCAGTTATTGATATTATTTGCTACTTATAACTAGAGGTGTTGGAAATTGCTAGAGCTTATGGTTATATGCATAATTATGACTAGCAGTTATTGTTTATGTTTGCATCTGTTTCCTTTTCTGATTGTAGCCAAACACTAGCTAGATATTTTCCTTTGCTGTGTAAACTCTTCTGATCTACACTCTGTAATGCTTAATGGAGAAAGATAATCTCTGCTTCTATAAACTCTGCACGATTGATGTTCAGATGATCCTATTGCCAAGCGGGACTTGGTTCCTAGTGTTGGTTCAGACAGCAACCATAGCACTGTGACTGGTGATGCCCAACAGTCTGCATTGAAGGTATGTTTGCATACACCTGAAGTTCAGAAGATCTTTGTGGGGAGTAAAATGAGAATCAATGTCGATTTTTTTTGTGGCATTAGAATTTAGAACCTTGCAATCACTAAAGAATATGATTATTGCAGGAATCAGAATCACAATCTGATGAATCTCCGATGTTGGAGTTGGCCAAACGATTGGGGATTCCACTTTATGTAGAACCTTCAGCAAGTTTTGTTGACGAAATCAACGATAAAGAACTAATGGAATTATCATCTAGGCTCATTGGTGAATCACTTCCTACCACCGACCAGCTTGCATGTATTCAGGTGCTGATATCTTTCCTTTTCTGCGATCCTTTGAAATTGTGTTGGCTTCCAAGGAAATGGGACATTATTGTATATATATGATGTACAGGCACTTCGTGATCATTGGAGAAGTTCTCCATCCAGCTCAATACAGCTCCAGGAGCTAGGCCCTCTGCTGAGGGACTATCAACGTCTCATTATTCGCCGCTTTGTGTATGGTTTCATTCCTCCATCCCCCCTCTGCGTTATTATTTACACATTTTAAGCATTCAGTTCTACATAAAATCAAGAAACAATACGGTGAAACAATGACACGACTTTGCAGATAGTTCCATCTCTGGTCTATTATTATTCTCTTCTTGTCATGATAATAATTTCAACTGCTAGATATTAATCCATTCATCCATTTTGTTGTCTTTTGCACACACAATGAACTGGAATTATGCAAAACAAAATGTTGCCAGTTCATCACGTGGATTATGTGTTTTATCATGTAACTAAAGGCATGTTTTCATGTCATTTATACTTAATTCAAAAGGAAAAGCGAAAAACAATCGAAAGTGGAATATGCCTTTTTTTCAGTCAGACTAGTGGACTTACTGGCTAAAATTTGAGTACGGCTGTACGGGCAACCCAGCCATGGTCAGAGCTTGTTATATCTGAAGAAACGATAGCACAGGAACTAATAATTGTCAAAGTCTTGCCATGAGTATTTCGCATTGACTATTTTCATTCCCATCACTAAATGGATGCAGGGAAAGCCCATCCCCGGCATTCCTTGAAAGGGAAGATCGCCGCCTCTTCCATTTGAAAAATGCCTCGCAGGTATATGAGCTCCACGGGCGACATCTACTCCTCATTGTCTGAAGCATGCTCATTTACCAGTTTCTCCTACTTACCAGTGCTTTGTATTTCTTATACACTTCAGTTGCGCATGGATGACATCCCCATCTTGCTGGGCGAGTATAGAACTCTGCTTTCCACCTGAGAGAGGGGCACACAACTATTTTGCCTGGTTGGTGCTTCTGGGCTAAAACCATTGTGCTACGACCATCGGTTATCTGCTTCTGTGGTTTCCGATGCGCAGGGCGAGAAGGACGATGGCCCAGCCACCTAGGCCCCAGGGCAAGCAAACAGACCGTTGATGAGCAAAATTGATGAGGAAATGTTGTATTTGGGAAATGCATAGAAAACAAATGCCATGATCTATAATGGTTGTATTTTGATGTACAAGCTAGAATCTTCTTTTATTTTCTTGGATGTACAAatgtaattttaaaattttcaaaataaagAGCTCCATGGAGCTACGGAACAAGTTAATTCTCATCCACCATCTTTTTTACATATGCGATCACATGTTTGTCACGGTGTTGGACAGAAGATACAACGATACTTATCATAGACTTCACATCGACCAAAAGAGAATAGTGTATTTTCTAGATCCACACCACCGTTGACTTGTAGGTTCAAAAACTTGGATCGTGTTTTTTAATTCTGGTGAGGTTGCAAAATTGACATCTATTTACAGCTCATTTGGTGACAGTCGGGTCCAAAAGATTCATGATCCACCACAACGTCTGAAGCTCAGGTCATATTAGGTTGATGAAGGTTACTCAAAAAAGAAAGTTGATGAATAAATTTGCCACAACTAATCTAGGCAAACTGTGTTTGCCCCCAAAAAGTGCGGAGAACAAAACGCCCGCCACAAGTGTGACAAAGATTTGGCAAAAATTGAAGTCTTATGATAAGTGACAGATTCAGGATTTGAGCATGGCCAGAGCTAAACTCTAATGACcaaaagcatttgggtttatactcACCATAACATATGCATCTATTTTTGAACATTGAAATTAATTGCAAAACGCTTAACAtgcaacaaaaaaagagaaagcatAAAATGCATATAAACAATGAGATAAATCCGAAGTTAAAAAAAACAATGAGACAAATCCGTACTCGGGCAGGCAACTCCCCCCTCTGACTCCAAAAGGAGGGCCTATAAATGTTCTCTCAAGTTAAATGGCCAACAATTATGGCATCAATTTAGTATCATTATATACAAAAGAAATTATTCTCATGATATTTTTGTAATGTTGTTATTGATGGTTTCCCTATAAACCTGGTCAAACTCTCCATCATTTGATTTCAAGCAAAATTTATAAGCCTTTTTTTAGGGGGGGTTGCGAAATTAGGAAATGTTTGGAGTTAAGAGGCTTTAAGAATAAAAGGCAAACAATCAACTAGAACCAAACTAGACATCGCTTAACATAAGGACAACGACATCGGAATGTAGAGTTAGAGGCTTCCACAACGGTTTGCGCCCCCACATCGACATAAGTGGTGGCATAGGGATGCAAGCTGCGGCCTGCTAATCCCACGAAAACAGCCAATTAGTTCGCATCCGACCAAAAAACAACACCAAGTTTTTTTTGATGTTGGCCGCGTATCCACCCCGCTCGCCTCCTTAAAGGAGCATTAAGATAAGGCGGAGTCATGAGAGACATTAGTGCGGGTTATCCGTAATCTACATAGGTGAGGACCCCCTGTTACAACCACGAAAACGAAATTTCACCCATGTCCATCTACAACATGCTCaccatacatactccctccgtggACCCGAATTAGttgttttagatttgtctagatacaccCAGTAATATATACAACCAACAAAGTGCGGCAAGCCCTAACCAGAACGAGGACGAGACAAGCAAATATCAAAAGTGTTTTTGCGAGATGCATGGTGAGAGATTGTAGCCGACGAGAAATTTCTTTCGTGTGCAATCGTAGCGCAGGTATAAAAAGAACCTATGAAATGCAGGCGTACGGAGAAAACAAAGCACGTGGAGTGACTAAAACTCTTCCAATAAAAAAAAGATGTACCTACCGGGGGGCTCCAGAACCTTCCTGGAGGAGGAATGAATGAATGTGGGCCGAAACTGGAAACCGGCCAGACCAGACCCAGCGCCGCACCCCCGGGTTCGTTCGTTCGCAGCCGCCGCGGGGGGCAAACCCGTCATTTCGTCCGCATCTTTTCTGCCGGGTTTTTTTTTCAACGAGAAAACGGCGACCGCTGCCAGGGCAGGCAAGGGCACTCGCCATTCCGCCTATTAAaaggtggccgccgccgccgcccacccccACCACAGACACAGAGAACACAcgcaaggaggaggaggcaagggaagccgccgccgccgccgccgccgccgcccccgccccgtccctCCTCGCCGGCCCGCCGCCACAGGTAGCAAGCAGCTGTCCCGATCTGTTCTCTTCCTTCTCTGTTTTTCCCCTCTTGTTTCACTTCCTTCTGGCGGCGGCGTGCGAACCCTACCCAGCCAGTTCTCCGGGACAGGACGGGACGGGACGGGCGCCGGAATCTCCGCCCGGCTCGCCGCCGATCTGCTCTGCTTTGCGTTGAGTAGCGGCCTGGTTATCCCCCCGGAATCTCCAACCCCACCCGCGCGCCTCGTTAAGTCCGCCCGTGTCGCATGCTCAGCCCGAGCCCTCAACAGGGACGGGCAGGGGATCTCGTCGTTTCCTCCCTCCATCCGGGGAACAaaggggtggggggtggggtggaaATGGAACACGCGCTCCGGTTTTCGTCGTCGTCGCCGTGAGCACGCAGGTTTTGGGGATTCTGTCTGGGTTtagatatgtatgtatgtatgtatgtagtaCTATGTAGGTAGGTGAACAAACCCAACATTTCAGTTTACCCATGCCCCGATTCGACGAATTATTTGTTTGCCGTCGCTCAGGGTTTTGGATTTTGATGATACTAGAGTAGATGGTCATGGCGGGCGGCCCTGGTAGGAAAGGAAGGGAGGCTGGTTTTCTCTTCATttacctgtgtgtgtgtgtgtgtccgggAGCTTCGAGTGAATGGCAGGGATGCAGTGCTTGCCTTTCTCATATTGCTCCGGAGAGTGACTCCGGCCTTGTACTGGAGGGGGGTGCTGGCTTGTCCTCACTTTTCCCTCCTTGGTTAACATACCGTTGGCTTATATCAGCATCCCGACTCGTGTTTGGTCTTAAAACCCGCTGTTTGTCACgcaaataatgtgtgtgtgtgtgtgtgtgatgttcCAGTGTTAGTGTTGGATAGCATGTTGGACGATGCAGTCCGACACAATAGGCGCA
This window of the Triticum aestivum cultivar Chinese Spring chromosome 5D, IWGSC CS RefSeq v2.1, whole genome shotgun sequence genome carries:
- the LOC123123660 gene encoding protein GLUTELIN PRECURSOR ACCUMULATION 3 translates to MMQQLQPTRMHWARAVPSDFGGQAPAPRSGHTAVAIGGSKVVVFGGFADKRFLADIAVYDVENRLWYTPECSGSGPDGQPGPSPRAFHVAVVIDCNMFIFGGRSGGKRLGDFWMLDTDIWQWSEMTGFGDLPSPREFAAASAIGNRKIVMYGGWDGKKWLSDVYVMDTMSLEWTELAVTGSAPPPRCGHSATMIEKRLLIFGGRGGTGPIMGDLWALKGITEEDNETPGWTQLKLPGQSPSARCGHSVTSGGPYLLLFGGHGTGGWLSRYDVYYNECVILDRVSVQWKRLPTSNEPPPPRAYHSMTCIGPRFLLFGGFDGKNTFGDLWWLVPEDDPIAKRDLVPSVGSDSNHSTVTGDAQQSALKESESQSDESPMLELAKRLGIPLYVEPSASFVDEINDKELMELSSRLIGESLPTTDQLACIQALRDHWRSSPSSSIQLQELGPLLRDYQRLIIRRFVESPSPAFLEREDRRLFHLKNASQLRMDDIPILLGEYRTLLST